A stretch of the Sphingobacterium thalpophilum genome encodes the following:
- a CDS encoding DNA-formamidopyrimidine glycosylase family protein, whose amino-acid sequence MPEGPSIVLIKENLQRFVGHTITAVSGNAKFEKDWLVNEVLLGIKTFGKQLYLVFEKAVLRIHLLLFGSYSIDEQTKPEKSLRLGIWFDSGSIFFYTCSVKEVEHSYLTEIDWQADVMSDIWDPKKAVRKLISLPDTLVCDALLDQQIFSGVGNIIKNEVLFRIGVQPESLIGDLPTAKLNQLIAEARNYSFDFLNWKRDFVLKKHWLVHTKSNCPICGERLIRKHLGKTNRRCFYCLKDQKRY is encoded by the coding sequence ATGCCAGAAGGTCCATCCATAGTTCTGATAAAAGAGAATCTGCAAAGGTTTGTCGGTCACACCATCACTGCGGTTTCAGGAAACGCCAAATTCGAAAAGGATTGGCTTGTAAATGAAGTGCTTTTGGGTATAAAAACGTTCGGAAAGCAATTGTATCTCGTATTTGAGAAGGCGGTATTAAGAATTCACCTGCTCCTGTTTGGTTCTTATAGTATCGACGAGCAAACGAAACCTGAAAAAAGCCTACGCTTGGGGATCTGGTTTGACAGCGGTAGCATATTTTTCTATACCTGCTCAGTAAAGGAAGTTGAGCATAGTTATTTAACAGAAATCGACTGGCAAGCAGATGTAATGAGCGATATATGGGATCCTAAAAAGGCTGTCAGGAAGTTGATATCTTTGCCGGACACCTTGGTCTGCGATGCACTTCTGGACCAGCAAATTTTTTCTGGAGTTGGAAATATCATCAAAAATGAAGTACTCTTCAGGATCGGAGTTCAGCCAGAAAGTTTGATCGGCGACCTGCCAACAGCAAAGTTAAATCAATTAATCGCGGAAGCGCGTAATTATAGCTTCGATTTTCTAAACTGGAAGAGAGATTTTGTGCTGAAGAAACATTGGTTGGTACATACTAAATCCAACTGTCCTATTTGCGGGGAACGACTGATCCGAAAGCACCTGGGTAAAACTAACAGAAGGTGTTTCTACTGTCTGAAAGATCAAAAAAGATACTAG
- a CDS encoding cation-translocating P-type ATPase, whose product MEYNIPSHLKGLSQEEVSIARAQYGYNQLEEQQKSSWLDLLISILKEPMLILLIAISLIYVIVGDYAEAAFMALAIVAVTAISFYQDNRSKRALQELEKLNEPLSTVIRDAQVTKIPTREIVVGDLCITEEGRVINADGRILHSNDFSVNESSLTGESFSVFKDSTTEDNLVYSGTVTVSGLAVFEVLKIGKQTRVGKIGESIRTIKEEISPLQVQIQKFVKSMAIVGVIIFLLVCLYSYLDTKDVIVSLLSGLTLAMSVLPEEIPVAFTTFMALGAWKLMREGVIIKRSSIVETLGSTTVICTDKTGTITANMMQLKQLYDYRSDTTYSEDHFDNELLEELIAYAMWSSEPVPFDPMEITLHKIYQETHSKDLRKNYELFYEYPLEGRPPMMTHLFESKQKERIIAAKGAPEAILSVSKLSDNERLRIRNIVERFAQQGYRILGVAKSHFLGDQFPAKQQDFNFEFLGLTVFYDPPKIGIEKVFQQIYAAGIKVKVITGDNAATTKAIALQSGITNDTPAINGSEIMGHTEEEIVAIADRTTLFTRMFPDAKLAVVNALKKKGEVVAMLGDGVNDGPALKAAHIGVAMGNKGTEIAKSAAALIITNDDLEKLIVGIAAGRRIYANIKKAVQYIISIHIPIILTVSLPLFLGWIYPQIFTPVHVIFLELVMGPTCSIVYENEPIEKNTMNQPPRAMGKTFLNIKELGISIVQGLAITIGVLFSYQLSIMEGGDQVKTRAMVFTTLIFANIFLSYANRSFYYGIIESFKNRNLLLVSITLTVLILLLFILYCKPVSSFFDVTALRISELLTALAISAVSVLWFEVYKKIKRNSDK is encoded by the coding sequence ATGGAATACAATATCCCCAGTCATCTCAAAGGCCTTAGCCAGGAAGAGGTAAGTATAGCTCGGGCGCAATATGGCTATAACCAATTGGAAGAACAACAAAAAAGTAGTTGGCTTGATCTTCTTATCAGCATTTTAAAAGAACCCATGCTGATTTTGCTTATCGCCATTTCCCTTATTTATGTCATTGTGGGGGATTATGCCGAGGCAGCTTTTATGGCCTTGGCGATTGTAGCAGTCACAGCTATTTCTTTTTATCAGGATAACCGAAGCAAGAGGGCGCTGCAAGAGCTTGAGAAACTCAACGAGCCGTTGAGCACAGTTATCAGAGATGCGCAAGTAACTAAAATCCCTACCCGTGAAATTGTCGTTGGCGATCTGTGTATTACAGAAGAAGGACGTGTCATCAATGCAGATGGACGGATTTTGCATAGCAATGATTTTTCGGTTAATGAATCGTCCCTCACCGGAGAGAGTTTCTCCGTTTTTAAAGATAGTACGACGGAAGATAATTTGGTGTATAGTGGTACAGTAACAGTGTCAGGCCTTGCTGTTTTTGAAGTATTAAAGATAGGTAAACAAACACGTGTAGGCAAGATCGGCGAATCCATTCGTACCATAAAAGAAGAGATTTCACCCCTGCAAGTGCAGATCCAAAAATTTGTTAAGTCGATGGCAATCGTTGGAGTAATTATTTTTTTGTTGGTCTGTCTATATAGTTATTTGGATACCAAAGATGTAATTGTTAGTTTACTCAGCGGACTGACCCTAGCAATGTCCGTTTTGCCCGAAGAAATACCCGTTGCATTTACCACTTTCATGGCTTTGGGCGCATGGAAACTTATGCGTGAAGGTGTTATTATAAAAAGAAGCAGCATCGTTGAGACCCTCGGAAGTACAACGGTGATCTGTACGGATAAAACAGGTACAATAACCGCCAACATGATGCAGTTAAAACAACTTTATGACTATCGCTCCGATACCACTTATTCGGAAGATCACTTTGATAATGAGTTGCTTGAGGAGCTGATTGCTTACGCCATGTGGAGCAGTGAGCCGGTACCTTTCGATCCTATGGAGATCACGTTACATAAGATATATCAGGAAACGCACAGCAAAGATTTAAGAAAGAATTATGAATTATTTTACGAGTATCCTCTTGAGGGCAGACCGCCGATGATGACACACCTTTTCGAAAGCAAACAGAAGGAGAGGATTATTGCAGCTAAGGGAGCCCCCGAAGCGATATTGAGCGTCTCTAAGCTTTCCGATAACGAGAGGCTGCGGATCAGAAATATTGTTGAGCGCTTTGCCCAACAGGGCTATCGCATTTTGGGTGTTGCCAAATCACATTTTTTGGGCGATCAATTTCCCGCTAAGCAGCAGGATTTTAACTTTGAGTTTTTAGGGCTAACTGTGTTCTACGATCCACCAAAGATTGGAATAGAAAAAGTCTTTCAGCAGATTTATGCTGCTGGGATAAAGGTGAAGGTGATCACGGGAGACAATGCTGCAACAACTAAAGCCATCGCCTTACAATCGGGCATCACCAATGATACGCCAGCAATCAACGGAAGTGAAATCATGGGCCATACAGAGGAGGAAATTGTAGCGATAGCTGATCGCACCACATTATTTACACGCATGTTTCCTGATGCCAAGCTCGCCGTTGTCAACGCATTAAAAAAGAAAGGTGAGGTGGTCGCCATGCTCGGAGACGGCGTTAACGACGGCCCCGCACTAAAAGCTGCTCATATCGGTGTGGCCATGGGGAATAAAGGGACGGAAATTGCTAAATCAGCTGCAGCGTTGATTATTACAAATGACGATCTGGAAAAGCTTATTGTAGGCATAGCCGCGGGCCGCAGGATTTATGCGAATATTAAGAAAGCGGTTCAATACATAATTTCTATTCATATTCCCATTATACTTACAGTCTCCTTACCCTTGTTCTTAGGATGGATCTATCCGCAGATATTCACGCCGGTACACGTCATTTTTCTGGAACTTGTCATGGGCCCCACCTGTTCAATTGTCTATGAGAATGAACCTATTGAAAAAAATACGATGAATCAGCCGCCGAGAGCTATGGGAAAGACATTTTTGAATATCAAAGAACTTGGTATAAGTATCGTTCAGGGGCTTGCCATTACAATTGGGGTATTGTTTAGCTATCAACTTAGCATCATGGAGGGCGGTGACCAAGTAAAAACAAGGGCAATGGTTTTCACTACCCTAATATTTGCGAATATCTTTCTGAGTTACGCAAACCGATCATTTTATTATGGCATTATAGAGAGTTTTAAGAATCGTAATTTACTGCTCGTTAGTATTACGTTAACCGTGCTAATTCTGCTGCTGTTTATTCTTTACTGTAAACCAGTATCATCATTTTTTGACGTTACTGCACTTCGTATATCTGAGTTGCTGACTGCATTGGCTATTTCGGCGGTATCCGTACTTTGGTTTGAAGTTTATAAAAAGATAAAAAGAAATTCTGACAAGTAA
- a CDS encoding outer membrane beta-barrel family protein yields the protein MRRATIFLVLTIVLLLSRVTHAKKQYTSQDTIRDKSIMLSGVTITRKLNPVKLSPDKISIRVSNKSRNTSGSVLDLLRKMPSVTILPNGSISLNGQEGVQILIDEKTNFLTAENLITFLASMPASSLETVELITQPNAVLDANGHGRFINLKRANTAQKDLALIISTNAEQGKYHRNHHHLNVVFTRNKFSLSNTYAFRRGSELVDVMSTRNITGLAGRTPLQIDMNAIRNKNYKNHYYNGILDYTASKTIKLSTYLLISDNKRSKDEIAGSLFFSDQSVADSTTEARNAMGQNFRNLGAGGQLIFHMQDHSKWESSFDRQYFQQSEWQDQMINKFTDERSAAALDTLNGTAQGEVRISTLQSKYTLDLGPDITAILGAKLTHVAMSTASFFHGFNGTDWKQRSDLNSEFEHHENLKALFSQVRYAASARMHLSFGLRYEDASFDSQTRNASDRNILNRSYRNIFPNLTMTYALRKKHQLSLNYNRRVNRPNFRDLSPAVEVNDPYLYERGNPELKPDFTNTIELGWLYQNLYSLHLFHSLIKDAISKSYHLDPYGRTVVQPMNIQYVSILGLRLNGTSMTPIKQWNIQLNANLIYKQFEWRAMAGNRRNRQLTPTLQIQNSVNLPGKMNLEINCFFNGPKAEGQATISPLWFINTGLHRKFLQDKLTLYIYTNDILQTNKPRIIFNGESMRGRYRELYDSRAVGVSVSYNIFNSKKVSKNAQSGDRLKENDRIIF from the coding sequence ATGAGAAGAGCAACTATCTTTTTGGTTTTAACTATCGTCTTGCTACTATCAAGAGTCACCCATGCAAAGAAACAATACACATCACAGGATACCATCCGGGACAAATCTATTATGCTGAGCGGAGTGACTATTACCAGAAAACTCAACCCTGTTAAACTTTCGCCTGATAAAATAAGCATACGAGTTTCCAATAAGTCACGCAACACTTCAGGTAGCGTTTTGGATCTGCTGCGGAAAATGCCAAGCGTAACGATTTTGCCCAATGGAAGCATAAGCCTAAATGGACAAGAGGGTGTACAGATACTTATTGATGAAAAGACAAACTTTCTTACCGCAGAAAATCTGATTACCTTTCTGGCTTCGATGCCGGCGTCATCACTGGAAACAGTCGAACTGATTACACAGCCCAACGCGGTATTGGATGCCAACGGCCATGGAAGATTTATCAACCTAAAAAGGGCAAACACAGCACAAAAAGATCTAGCGCTCATTATTTCAACAAATGCCGAGCAAGGTAAATATCACAGAAATCATCATCATTTAAATGTTGTGTTTACGCGGAACAAATTCAGTCTTTCAAATACATACGCATTTAGAAGAGGAAGTGAACTAGTGGACGTTATGTCCACCCGAAATATAACTGGCCTTGCAGGTCGCACCCCGCTACAGATTGATATGAATGCTATTAGGAATAAGAACTATAAGAATCACTACTATAATGGTATATTGGATTATACAGCGAGCAAAACTATAAAACTAAGTACATATTTACTTATTAGCGATAATAAAAGGAGCAAAGATGAAATAGCGGGATCACTATTTTTTAGCGATCAATCGGTGGCCGATTCAACTACAGAGGCCAGAAATGCGATGGGACAAAACTTTAGAAATTTAGGAGCCGGCGGTCAGCTGATTTTCCATATGCAAGATCATTCCAAATGGGAATCCTCATTTGATCGGCAATACTTCCAACAATCGGAATGGCAGGACCAAATGATAAATAAATTTACAGATGAACGGTCTGCTGCGGCCCTGGATACATTAAATGGAACGGCGCAGGGAGAAGTCCGAATCTCGACATTACAGTCCAAATATACGCTTGATTTGGGACCAGACATCACCGCCATTCTGGGCGCTAAACTTACACATGTGGCTATGTCGACGGCGTCGTTTTTTCATGGCTTCAATGGAACGGATTGGAAACAGCGCAGCGATCTTAACAGTGAATTTGAGCATCATGAAAATTTGAAGGCTCTATTTTCACAGGTGCGATATGCGGCATCTGCCCGCATGCACTTAAGTTTTGGGTTACGTTATGAGGACGCATCTTTCGATAGCCAGACACGCAACGCGTCAGATCGGAATATTCTTAACAGGTCGTACAGAAATATTTTTCCAAACTTGACTATGACCTACGCTTTACGGAAAAAACATCAATTGTCATTGAATTACAACAGGCGGGTTAACCGGCCTAACTTTCGGGATCTGAGCCCCGCTGTTGAAGTCAACGACCCCTATCTTTACGAGCGCGGAAATCCCGAGCTGAAGCCAGATTTTACAAATACTATCGAACTTGGCTGGTTATACCAAAATTTATACTCCTTACACTTATTTCATAGCTTAATAAAGGATGCGATCAGTAAAAGCTATCATCTCGACCCGTATGGTCGCACGGTCGTGCAGCCCATGAATATACAATACGTATCCATCTTAGGGCTGCGGTTAAACGGAACAAGTATGACTCCCATAAAGCAATGGAATATACAATTAAACGCTAATCTCATTTACAAGCAATTTGAATGGCGGGCAATGGCAGGAAACCGAAGGAACCGGCAGTTGACGCCAACGCTACAAATACAAAATAGTGTCAATCTTCCTGGCAAAATGAACCTCGAAATCAACTGTTTTTTTAATGGACCGAAGGCTGAAGGGCAGGCAACAATTTCGCCATTATGGTTTATAAACACGGGACTACATCGTAAATTCCTTCAAGACAAATTAACTTTGTATATTTATACCAATGACATCTTGCAAACAAATAAGCCTAGGATAATTTTTAACGGAGAGTCTATGAGAGGAAGATACCGTGAGCTATATGATAGTAGAGCCGTTGGCGTCAGTGTATCTTACAACATATTTAATAGCAAAAAAGTTAGTAAAAATGCTCAGTCAGGCGATCGCTTAAAGGAAAACGATAGAATTATCTTTTAA
- a CDS encoding sensor histidine kinase gives MSIITRSNPLRYLGPAIWGITSFNILRVVTDLTKKDQFWSGGIRIHSIGLFISIAFCYVLTALWRRRLDKIFGDVSVFSVSVAREYLAVIIQIVILLNPVIYSAEHFGWVYMGDGYIDYILVNAIYIPLFLLYYTLMRNEQIDHAMASNRIYVEKIKSDKLSAELQLLKSQYHPHFLFNALNTVYFQIEDTNTLAKRSIEQLSELLRYQIYNVDEKVSMDQEIVYIRSYVSFQRQRLPERLNVQMNIDPDWQGIRIFPLLFQPLIENAFKYVRGKYEIKIDIKLRDREITFGISNSLDDRLNPDKGKIAKKADSGSGLAHLVRRLALVYPNAHKLSTEMQFNQQEGHCYLAELRIKI, from the coding sequence ATGAGTATTATTACAAGATCAAATCCGTTACGTTATCTAGGCCCCGCAATTTGGGGGATAACTTCTTTCAATATTCTGCGTGTGGTTACCGACTTAACTAAAAAAGATCAGTTTTGGTCAGGGGGTATACGGATCCACTCGATAGGTCTTTTTATTTCCATAGCTTTCTGTTATGTTTTGACAGCACTATGGCGCAGGAGACTTGATAAAATCTTTGGTGACGTGTCCGTCTTTTCTGTTAGTGTGGCGAGAGAATATTTAGCCGTTATCATTCAGATTGTTATCCTGCTTAATCCTGTTATTTATAGTGCCGAGCATTTTGGATGGGTATATATGGGGGATGGCTATATCGATTATATCTTGGTCAATGCTATTTATATACCGCTATTTTTACTTTATTATACACTGATGCGAAATGAGCAAATTGACCATGCCATGGCCAGTAACCGTATATATGTAGAAAAGATAAAATCAGATAAATTAAGTGCTGAACTTCAATTATTAAAGAGCCAGTATCACCCGCATTTTCTATTTAATGCATTGAATACGGTATACTTTCAAATTGAAGATACCAATACGTTGGCGAAAAGGAGCATTGAACAACTTTCAGAATTATTGCGTTATCAAATTTATAATGTTGACGAAAAAGTAAGCATGGACCAGGAAATTGTCTATATCAGATCTTACGTATCGTTTCAACGACAACGGTTACCGGAGAGATTAAATGTCCAAATGAACATTGATCCGGACTGGCAGGGAATACGTATCTTTCCGCTACTTTTTCAGCCATTGATAGAAAATGCTTTTAAATATGTCCGTGGTAAATACGAAATTAAGATCGATATTAAGCTGCGGGATCGGGAAATAACTTTCGGTATCTCGAATAGTCTGGACGATCGTTTAAATCCTGACAAGGGAAAGATAGCTAAGAAGGCCGATTCAGGATCAGGTCTGGCACATCTTGTCAGGAGATTGGCGTTAGTCTACCCTAATGCTCACAAGCTATCTACAGAAATGCAATTTAATCAGCAGGAAGGACATTGTTATCTTGCTGAATTAAGAATAAAAATATAA
- a CDS encoding LytR/AlgR family response regulator transcription factor has protein sequence MQMEIKCAIVDDEPFARKGLASYIEKISFLKLVVECEDVMALHEYLRQHPIDLLFLDIEMPEMSGLDYVATLKNPPKVIVVSAYEQYALLGYELEIVDYLLKPVSFERFFKAANRAGESLGFASLTIGGQHSVQEQHIFVKVDKKLKKIQYNDLLFIHSLGNYIVIQTTYSQEIIYSTLQQMITMLLQIYLYPVIDLILSISKKLR, from the coding sequence ATGCAAATGGAGATAAAATGTGCTATAGTCGATGATGAGCCATTCGCGCGAAAAGGATTAGCATCATATATAGAAAAAATAAGTTTTTTGAAATTGGTTGTCGAGTGTGAAGACGTAATGGCGTTACATGAGTATTTAAGACAACATCCGATAGATCTTCTTTTTTTGGACATCGAAATGCCCGAAATGTCTGGGCTGGACTATGTTGCCACACTCAAAAATCCGCCTAAAGTCATTGTCGTTTCTGCGTATGAACAGTACGCCCTCCTAGGTTACGAATTGGAGATCGTCGATTATTTATTGAAACCTGTTTCTTTTGAAAGGTTTTTTAAAGCCGCAAATCGTGCAGGAGAGAGCCTTGGCTTCGCTTCTCTGACTATTGGTGGCCAACATAGTGTTCAAGAGCAGCATATTTTCGTAAAAGTTGACAAAAAACTAAAAAAGATTCAATATAATGATCTACTTTTTATCCATAGCCTCGGTAACTATATCGTTATTCAAACAACTTACTCGCAAGAAATTATCTACTCTACACTCCAGCAGATGATCACCATGTTACTTCAAATTTATTTATATCCTGTCATCGATCTTATATTATCAATAAGCAAAAAGTTACGATGA
- a CDS encoding SDR family NAD(P)-dependent oxidoreductase, translated as MQTNQTKVALVTGANTGVGFQIAKALAENGYVVYAGSRNLEKGEAAVSQIGDKAKVIQLDITDNQSINAAVETIKGMYGHLNLLVNNAAISHAGKPGRTMEEILGSQRASIASISELKTVWETNVFGTLAVTQAFLPLLHQTATARIVVVSSALGSLEINSNTENPYRVHFDAVYGASKTALNGIFLSLAIELEHTGIKVHLVSPGFTATALNNFQGTDTVEEGAKEPIRVSLAEDLPTGSFTGPASFSAKGNILPW; from the coding sequence ATGCAGACAAACCAAACAAAAGTGGCCCTCGTCACTGGAGCGAATACCGGTGTAGGATTTCAGATCGCCAAAGCGTTGGCGGAAAACGGTTATGTTGTTTACGCTGGATCTCGGAACCTAGAAAAAGGGGAAGCGGCCGTATCGCAGATCGGCGACAAAGCTAAAGTTATTCAGTTGGACATTACAGACAATCAGTCAATTAACGCAGCGGTTGAGACCATAAAAGGTATGTATGGACATCTTAACCTTTTGGTTAACAACGCTGCGATCTCGCATGCCGGAAAGCCCGGCCGTACCATGGAAGAAATTTTGGGCTCCCAGCGTGCTAGTATTGCATCCATTAGTGAACTTAAAACCGTGTGGGAGACGAATGTGTTTGGAACACTTGCCGTCACCCAGGCCTTTTTACCTTTACTCCATCAAACAGCAACTGCACGTATCGTAGTGGTTTCAAGCGCATTAGGATCCCTTGAAATCAACTCCAATACCGAAAATCCATATCGTGTTCATTTTGATGCAGTATATGGCGCTTCTAAGACCGCGCTCAATGGGATATTTCTGTCTTTAGCAATAGAACTGGAGCATACGGGTATTAAGGTTCACCTCGTCAGTCCGGGATTCACAGCAACAGCGCTCAATAATTTTCAGGGGACGGATACCGTAGAGGAGGGAGCAAAGGAGCCCATCCGCGTTTCACTGGCTGAAGACCTTCCGACAGGTAGTTTTACCGGCCCAGCCTCTTTCAGTGCAAAGGGTAACATTCTGCCGTGGTAA